The Callithrix jacchus isolate 240 chromosome X, calJac240_pri, whole genome shotgun sequence genome contains a region encoding:
- the GPRASP3 gene encoding G protein-coupled receptor associated sorting protein 3, which yields MTGTKNKTRAQTKTEKKTAIQAKAGAEREATGGVRPVAKTRSKAKAKARSKTDTVAEMKAVSKNKVLAEMKEGALSESKTQGKAMGDVSPKSGNESTSSTCKNEAGIDAWSWAGEDATVNSWFGNEEEAGNSSSTKNDKPEIGAQVCAEELEPAAGAGCKPRSGAEEEEEENVIGNWFWEGDDTSFDPNPKPVSRIIKPLPVYEINEKDRPKDWSEVTIWPKAPAITPAVLGFRSQAQSEASPPSYIVLASAEENASSLPVATACHSSRNTRSCSQPVPEGPFGSDPCIQTIDEIRRQIRIREVNGIKPFACPCKMECYMNSEEFEKLVSILKSTTDPLIHKIARIAMGVHNVHPFAQEFINEVGIVTLIESLLSFPSPEMRKKTVITLNPPSEDERQRKLELHVKHMCKETMSFPLNSPGQQSGLKILGQLTTDFVHHYIVANHFSELFHLLSLGNCKTRNLVLKLLLNMSENPTAARDMINMKALAALKLIFNQKEAKANLVSGVAIFINIKEHIRKGSIVVVDHMSYNTLMAIFREVKGIIETM from the coding sequence ATGACTGGGACTAAGAATAAGACAAGAGCCCAgaccaaaactgaaaaaaagactGCTATACAAGCTAAAGCTGGAGCAGAAAGGGAGGCTACTGGTGGCGTTAGGCCTGTAGCGAAGACTAGGTCCAAAGCAAAAGCTAAGGCAAGGTCTAAGACAGATACAGTGGCAGAGATGAAGGCAGTGTCTAAGAACAAGGTTCTTGCTGAGATGAAGGAAGGAGCTCTGTCAGAGTCTAAGACTCAGGGCAAAGCCATGGGAGATGTCAGTCCCAAGTCTGGGAATGAGTCCACCAGCTCCACATGTAAAAATGAGGCTGGTATTGATGCCTGGTCCTGGGCTGGGGAAGATGCCACTGTCAACTCATGGTTTGGGAATGAAGAAGAGGCTGGTAATAGTTCCAGTACTAAGAATGATAAACCTGAAATTGGTGCCCAGGTCTGTGCTGAGGAGTTGGAGCCTGCGGCTGGGGCTGGTTGCAAACCTAGGTcaggggctgaggaggaggaggaagagaatgttATTGGGAACTGGTTTTGGGAAGGAGATGATACTAGTTTTGACCCTAATCCTAAACCTGTGAGCAGGATAATTAAGCCTCTGCCTGTGtatgaaattaatgaaaaagatAGGCCCAAGGACTGGTCTGAGGTAACTATCTGGCCCAAAGCCCCTGCTATAACTCCAGCAGTGTTAGGATTTAGATCCCAGGCACAATCTGAGGCAAGCCCTCCTTCATATATTGTTCTGGCCTCAGCTGAAGAAAATGCCAGTTCTTTGCCTGTGGCAACAGCTTGCCACTCTTCTAGGAATACTCGCTCATGCTCACAGCCTGTCCCTGAGGGTCCTTTTGGTTCTGACCCTTGCATTCAGACCATAGATGAGATTAGACGCCAAATCAGGATCAGGGAGGTAAATGGGATTAAGCCATTTGCTTGTCCTTGCAAAATGGAATGCTATATGAATTCTGAGGAATTTGAAAAACTTGTTAGCATACTTAAGTCAACTACTGATCCTCTTATTCATAAAATAGCACGGATTGCAATGGGTGTCCATAATGTTCACCCATTTGCCCAAGAGTTTATTAATGAAGTGGGTATAGTGACACTTATTGAAAGCTTGCTCAGTTTTCCTTCCcctgaaatgagaaaaaagactGTAATTACTCTGAATCCTCCTTCTGAGGATGAAAGACAACGCAAACTTGAATTACATGTTAAGCATATGTGTAAAGAAACCATGTCATTTCCTTTGAACTCACCTGGACAGCAATCTGGATTAAAGATACTAGGACAACTGACTACTGATTTTGTCCATCACTACATTGTTGCCAATCACTTTTCAGAGCTTTTCCATTTGCTGTCCTTGGGAAATTGCAAAACCAGAAATCTTGTTTTGAAACTACTTTTAAATATGTCTGAAAATCCAACTGCAGCCAGAGACATGATCAATATGAAGGCATTGGCAGCATTAAAACTCATCTTTAACCAGAAAGAGGCAAAAGCCAATCTTGTTAGTGGTGTGGCCATATTTATTAACATAAAGGAGCATATCAGAAAAGGCTCAATTGTAGTTGTTGATCACATGAGTTATAATACACTCATGGCCATTTTCAGGGAAGTTAAAGGGATTATTGAAACAATGTAA